A window of Rhodopirellula halodulae contains these coding sequences:
- a CDS encoding class I SAM-dependent methyltransferase, with translation MGGKPAVSWQVDYEQRVNPELMTKLLHQAIPVLEAVQWKVTSVTEGGCESILPLTKASTNQHGTHQAALISLSADYTGGLALTTLLRGVPLAGIHPRCTDEESASLWLAAMDVKYRNPSTGHLIGTCNIAPSVAKTVQQRYFAGKRVLVTLPVTFTSNGELVAEAEMRYFAQPSIQLKPTKANPRISPIFKQKLKASARMIAGLRASSETKNIRVDRGHERQAAGPHGELLANRLNGVLPQLKDMVIARTRHIDETLRAVPDLKQVVILGVGLDMRPFRMNKELGQPTFFELDLPEMLEERERVISEMPSEDGVTRHVMAADFKVDRISDLLTRHPEFDPTLTTAVVYEGCSMYFTEEENRGILKDIASLLQNADSLVWCDLVRESVVEGTTPSPEIKKFTDGMEELGERFIFGCNSPVDYFDSCDLPKTRSTTVGEFLGLHDPVLETYQFVVGSKV, from the coding sequence GTGGGCGGGAAGCCAGCCGTGAGCTGGCAGGTTGATTACGAACAACGAGTCAACCCGGAACTGATGACCAAGCTTCTGCACCAAGCCATTCCAGTCTTAGAAGCCGTGCAGTGGAAAGTGACCTCTGTAACGGAAGGAGGATGTGAATCGATTCTTCCGTTGACCAAAGCGTCCACCAATCAACACGGAACGCATCAAGCCGCACTGATCTCTCTCTCTGCGGACTACACGGGTGGTCTTGCGCTTACCACTCTGCTGCGTGGCGTACCGCTCGCTGGGATTCATCCGCGTTGCACCGACGAAGAGTCTGCCTCGCTCTGGCTGGCAGCAATGGACGTGAAGTATCGCAACCCAAGCACCGGTCATTTGATTGGCACCTGCAACATCGCACCAAGCGTCGCGAAAACGGTTCAACAACGGTACTTCGCGGGGAAACGCGTGCTCGTGACGCTTCCGGTTACCTTCACGTCCAATGGCGAATTGGTTGCGGAAGCGGAAATGCGTTACTTCGCGCAACCATCCATTCAGTTGAAGCCAACCAAAGCGAACCCGAGGATCTCACCGATCTTCAAACAAAAGCTGAAGGCGTCGGCCCGAATGATTGCGGGACTACGCGCAAGTTCCGAAACCAAAAACATTCGCGTTGATCGCGGTCATGAACGACAGGCTGCAGGCCCACACGGCGAGTTGCTCGCCAATCGGTTGAATGGAGTCTTGCCTCAACTCAAGGACATGGTGATCGCCAGAACACGGCACATTGATGAAACGCTCCGCGCGGTTCCCGATTTGAAGCAGGTCGTGATTTTGGGTGTCGGCTTGGACATGCGTCCGTTCCGCATGAACAAAGAACTCGGCCAACCGACGTTCTTTGAATTGGATCTCCCGGAGATGCTGGAAGAACGTGAGCGAGTCATCTCGGAGATGCCATCGGAAGACGGTGTGACGCGTCATGTGATGGCTGCGGACTTCAAAGTCGATCGCATCTCGGATCTTCTGACGCGACATCCTGAATTCGATCCGACACTAACCACCGCCGTGGTTTACGAAGGATGTTCGATGTATTTCACAGAAGAAGAGAATCGTGGAATCCTGAAAGACATCGCTTCGCTGCTTCAGAACGCTGACAGCCTGGTGTGGTGCGACTTGGTTCGCGAGAGCGTTGTGGAAGGCACGACGCCGTCGCCTGAGATCAAAAAGTTCACCGATGGAATGGAAGAGCTGGGCGAGCGTTTCATCTTCGGCTGCAATTCGCCGGTCGACTACTTCGACTCGTGCGATCTTCCCAAGACGCGTTCCACAACCGTGGGCGAGTTCCTTGGTCTGCACGACCCGGTCCTCGAGACCTATCAGTTCGTTGTCGGATCGAAGGTTTAA